A window of Nodosilinea sp. PGN35 genomic DNA:
ATGCCAGGGTAGTGTGCTCGCTCCAGCGAGCCAGCCAGTTGGGCTGTAGGCCGAAGGCGATAATCAGCACGGCTAGACCGAGAGCGGGGGCGCGATCGCGCCAGGTCACCGAGGGCAATTCAATGTCGAGCTGAGGCGCAGCAGTGGGCGGGGCGATCGCCAGCCGCCCAAAGAAGGCCCGGTTGACCAGCAGCAAAAAGTACACCGCCGTCAGACCTGACCCCACCATGCACAGCAGCGTCTGCACCGGAAAGATCAAAAAGCTGCCCCGAAACACCAGAAATTCAGAAATAAACCCCACCATACCGGGGATACCGGCGCTGGCCATCACCCCCAGGATCATCATCGACCCCACAAAGGGCAGACCCCGTTCGGGGTTGAGCAGGCCGCGCAGCACCGTCAAATCGCGGGTGCCGGTGGTCTTGTACACCACCCCCACCAGCAAAAACAGCAGGGCCGAGATCAGCCCGTGGCTAATCATCTGAAACACCGTCGCCACAATGCTCACGGGCGTCGAGGCCGCCGCCGCCAGCAGCACGTAGCCCATGTGGCCAATGGAGCTGTAGGCCACCATTTTTTTCATGTCGGTTTGGGCGATCGCCGCCAGCGATCCGTAGAGCACGCTGATCACCGCCCAGGTCGCCATCCAGGGGGCCAGCGCCATCCAGGCATCGGGCAGCAGACCCAGGCCAAAGCGCACCACGCCGTAGGTGCCCAGCTTCAGCAGCACCCCCGCAAGCAGCACCGACACTGGCGTAGACGCCTCCACGTGGGCGTCGGGCAGCCAGGTGTGGAAGGGAAACAGCGGCACCTTGATGCCAAAGCCTACCAGCAGTGCCACCAGCAGGGTACTCTGCTGGGCCAGGGGCAGGGCCGCCGCCAGGCCGCTGTCGTAGTCAAAGCTGGTGTTGCCCGACAGCCAGACCAGCCCCAAAAACGCTCCTAAAATCAGCACCCCCGACAGGGCGGTGTAGATCAAAAACTTGGTGGCCGCGTAGCCCCGCCGCGACCCACCCCAGATGGCAATCAGCAGGTACAGCGGAATCAGCTCTAACTCGTAAAAGATAAAAAACAGCAGCAGGTTGGCCGCCAAAAAGGCCCCGGCCACGGCGCTGTTGATCACCAGCAGCAGCACATAGTAAAGCCGAGTGCGGTGCAGCGTGGGAGCACTGATGTAGATCGCCACCAGGCTCAGCAAACTATTCACCACCAGCAGCGGCAGCGACAGTCCGTCGAGGCCAAGA
This region includes:
- a CDS encoding NADH-quinone oxidoreductase subunit M, coding for MLSALILIPLVAALVLILWPGKLEAQTAKLVSGLSLALTLVLVALLATRFDLATPGFQFEELLPWVEPLGLSYRLGLDGLSLPLLVVNSLLSLVAIYISAPTLHRTRLYYVLLLVINSAVAGAFLAANLLLFFIFYELELIPLYLLIAIWGGSRRGYAATKFLIYTALSGVLILGAFLGLVWLSGNTSFDYDSGLAAALPLAQQSTLLVALLVGFGIKVPLFPFHTWLPDAHVEASTPVSVLLAGVLLKLGTYGVVRFGLGLLPDAWMALAPWMATWAVISVLYGSLAAIAQTDMKKMVAYSSIGHMGYVLLAAAASTPVSIVATVFQMISHGLISALLFLLVGVVYKTTGTRDLTVLRGLLNPERGLPFVGSMMILGVMASAGIPGMVGFISEFLVFRGSFLIFPVQTLLCMVGSGLTAVYFLLLVNRAFFGRLAIAPPTAAPQLDIELPSVTWRDRAPALGLAVLIIAFGLQPNWLARWSEHTTLALHQPYQGFVQARTRFVPTALPAVADTRLVSPSLALPTPVFPVAAPSAEISLP